In a genomic window of Pelotomaculum thermopropionicum SI:
- the RpoC gene encoding DNA-directed RNA polymerase, beta' subunit/160 kD subunit encodes MLDLNNFDRIRIGLASPDQIRAWSSGEVKKPETINYRTLKPERDGLFCERIFGPTRDWECHCGKYKRVRYKGVVCDRCGVEVTRSKVRRERLGHIELAAPVSHIWYFKGIPSRMGLLLDMSPRALEKVLYFVSYIVTDPGDTGLIKKQLLTETEYRDCRERYGNAFKASMGAEAIKKLLEEINLEELARELRQELKEVTGQRKIRAIRRLEVVEAFRKSGNRPEWMILEVIPVISPELRPMVQLDGGRFATSDLNDLYRRVINRNNRLKRLLDLGAPDIIVRNEKRMLQEAVDALIDNGRRGRPVTGPGNRPLKSLSDMLKGKQGRFRQNLLGKRVDYSGRSVIVVGPELHLHQCGLPKEMALELFKPFVMKRLVNDGYAHNIKSAKRMVERVRPEVWEVLEEVIKEHPVLLNRAPTLHRLGIQAFEPVLVEGRAIQIHPMVCTAYNADFDGDQMAVHVPLSAEAQAEARLLMLSSNNILNPKDGRPVAIPTQDMVLGIYYLTVEKQGVPGEGKAFKDPEEAVMAYYNNAVSLHAAVKVRMPGMGRIETTVGRIIFNEVIPRELGYYNQVIDKKVLSKIVDDCYRKLGFSATSKLLDGIKKLGFTFATRAGVTIGIQDITIPARKKEILKEAEQQVEKVEQQYRRGLITEEERYRKVIGIWNDATKEVTDALIETLDKFNPVYMMANSGARGNIQQIRQLAGMRGLMADPSGRIIDLPIKANFREGLTVLEYFISTHGARKGLADTALRTADSGYLTRRLVDVAQDVIVREVDCGTGQGIEVTEIKDGNEVIEKLEDRIIGRVALEDVKHPETGEILAFAGEEITESEAAKIVAAGIKKVKIRSVLTCRTRYGVCIKCYGRNLATGRQVDIGEAVGIIAAQSIGEPGTQLTMRTFHTGGVAGDDITQGLPRVEELFEARRPKGQAIIAEADGTVEVREVKGRREIEVTAEDGTKSVYQVPYGARLKVRDGDRVYAGDELTEGSVNPHDLLKIKGVQGVQIYLLQEVQRVYRLQGVDINDKHIEVMIRQMLRKVKVDEPGDTDLLPGGLIDIFEFEDENRRIKNLGGEPATAKPVLLGITKASLATDSFLSAASFQETTRVLTEAAIKGKLDLLLGLKENVIIGKLVPAGTGMSRYRNISVVAESEPGEENGEPGGERLYGMDELYGETAN; translated from the coding sequence GTGCTAGATCTGAATAACTTTGACCGCATCCGCATCGGCCTGGCATCTCCCGATCAAATACGCGCCTGGTCCAGCGGCGAGGTAAAAAAGCCCGAGACCATTAACTACAGGACTTTGAAGCCGGAAAGGGACGGCCTGTTTTGCGAGCGCATTTTCGGGCCCACCCGGGACTGGGAGTGCCACTGCGGGAAATACAAGCGCGTCCGCTACAAAGGGGTTGTCTGCGACAGGTGCGGCGTGGAGGTTACCCGCTCCAAAGTCCGCCGGGAGAGGCTCGGCCATATCGAGCTGGCTGCTCCGGTTTCGCACATCTGGTATTTCAAGGGCATTCCGAGCCGGATGGGGCTGCTTTTAGACATGTCCCCCAGGGCGCTGGAAAAAGTTTTGTATTTCGTCTCATATATAGTGACCGATCCGGGCGACACCGGCCTGATCAAAAAACAGCTCCTGACCGAAACAGAGTACCGCGACTGCCGGGAGAGGTACGGTAACGCCTTTAAAGCCTCCATGGGCGCCGAGGCAATAAAAAAGCTGCTGGAGGAAATCAACCTGGAGGAACTGGCCAGGGAACTCCGCCAGGAGCTGAAGGAAGTTACGGGCCAGCGCAAGATCAGGGCCATCCGCCGCCTGGAAGTGGTGGAGGCCTTCCGCAAGTCGGGCAACCGGCCGGAGTGGATGATCCTGGAGGTAATTCCGGTGATATCTCCCGAACTGCGCCCGATGGTGCAGCTTGACGGAGGCCGTTTCGCCACCTCGGACCTGAACGACCTCTACCGCCGGGTAATCAACCGCAACAACCGCCTGAAAAGGCTTCTGGACCTGGGCGCGCCGGACATCATCGTCCGGAACGAAAAGAGGATGCTCCAGGAGGCGGTGGACGCCCTAATCGACAACGGGCGCCGGGGCCGGCCGGTGACCGGGCCGGGCAACCGCCCCCTGAAGTCGCTTTCCGATATGCTGAAGGGGAAGCAGGGCCGCTTCCGCCAGAACCTCCTGGGCAAGCGGGTGGACTATTCCGGCCGTTCGGTTATCGTGGTGGGGCCGGAGCTGCACCTCCACCAGTGCGGCCTGCCCAAGGAGATGGCCCTGGAGCTGTTCAAGCCTTTTGTCATGAAGCGCCTGGTCAACGACGGCTACGCCCATAACATTAAAAGCGCCAAGCGGATGGTCGAGCGGGTGCGCCCCGAGGTGTGGGAGGTTTTAGAAGAAGTCATTAAAGAGCACCCCGTGCTGTTGAACCGCGCTCCCACCCTGCACCGCCTGGGCATCCAGGCCTTTGAGCCGGTGCTGGTGGAGGGCCGCGCCATCCAGATTCACCCGATGGTCTGCACCGCTTACAACGCCGACTTCGACGGAGACCAGATGGCGGTGCACGTTCCCCTTTCGGCCGAGGCCCAGGCCGAGGCCAGGCTTTTAATGCTGTCCTCCAATAACATTTTGAACCCGAAGGACGGCAGGCCGGTAGCCATTCCCACCCAGGACATGGTTTTAGGCATTTATTACCTGACCGTGGAAAAACAGGGAGTTCCCGGCGAAGGAAAAGCCTTCAAGGATCCCGAAGAAGCCGTTATGGCCTACTACAACAATGCGGTTTCGCTTCATGCCGCGGTTAAGGTGCGCATGCCCGGCATGGGGCGGATCGAGACCACGGTTGGGAGGATCATTTTCAACGAGGTCATCCCGCGGGAGCTAGGCTACTACAACCAGGTTATCGATAAAAAGGTCCTGAGCAAGATTGTTGACGACTGCTACAGGAAGCTGGGATTTTCGGCCACCTCCAAGCTCCTGGACGGCATCAAGAAACTGGGTTTCACCTTTGCCACCAGGGCGGGGGTGACCATCGGCATCCAGGACATCACCATTCCGGCCAGGAAAAAGGAAATCTTAAAAGAGGCGGAGCAGCAGGTTGAAAAGGTGGAGCAGCAGTACCGCCGCGGCCTGATCACCGAGGAGGAGCGCTACCGCAAGGTAATCGGCATCTGGAACGACGCCACGAAAGAAGTAACCGATGCGTTGATTGAAACCCTGGACAAATTCAACCCGGTGTACATGATGGCCAACTCCGGCGCCCGCGGCAACATCCAGCAGATCCGTCAGCTTGCCGGGATGCGGGGGCTGATGGCCGATCCGTCGGGCCGGATTATTGACCTGCCCATTAAAGCCAACTTCCGGGAAGGCCTGACCGTCCTGGAGTACTTTATCTCCACCCACGGTGCCAGGAAGGGCCTGGCCGACACGGCCTTAAGGACGGCCGACTCCGGCTACCTCACCCGCCGGCTGGTGGATGTCGCCCAGGACGTGATCGTGCGCGAAGTGGACTGCGGCACCGGCCAGGGCATTGAAGTAACCGAGATTAAAGACGGCAACGAGGTCATTGAAAAGTTAGAAGATCGCATTATCGGCCGGGTGGCCCTGGAGGACGTGAAACACCCCGAAACGGGCGAGATCCTGGCCTTTGCCGGGGAGGAAATTACCGAGTCCGAAGCGGCAAAGATCGTCGCCGCGGGCATTAAAAAGGTCAAGATACGTTCGGTATTAACCTGCAGGACCCGCTACGGGGTCTGCATCAAGTGCTACGGCCGCAACCTGGCCACCGGCCGGCAGGTGGACATCGGCGAGGCCGTGGGCATTATTGCCGCCCAGAGCATCGGCGAGCCGGGCACCCAGTTGACCATGCGCACATTCCATACCGGGGGCGTGGCCGGGGACGACATCACCCAGGGCCTGCCGCGGGTGGAGGAGCTTTTCGAGGCCCGCCGGCCCAAGGGCCAGGCCATCATTGCCGAGGCCGACGGCACCGTCGAGGTGCGCGAGGTGAAAGGGCGGCGGGAGATTGAGGTAACGGCCGAAGACGGTACCAAATCGGTCTACCAGGTGCCCTATGGCGCCCGCCTGAAGGTCAGGGACGGCGACCGCGTCTACGCCGGCGACGAGCTTACCGAAGGCTCCGTGAATCCGCACGACCTGCTCAAAATTAAGGGAGTGCAGGGAGTGCAGATCTACCTGCTTCAGGAGGTTCAGCGGGTTTACCGGCTGCAGGGCGTGGACATTAACGACAAGCACATCGAAGTGATGATCCGCCAGATGCTCCGCAAGGTCAAGGTGGATGAGCCGGGCGACACCGACCTGCTGCCCGGCGGGCTGATCGACATCTTCGAGTTCGAGGACGAGAACAGGCGCATTAAAAACCTGGGCGGCGAGCCGGCCACCGCCAAGCCGGTGCTGCTGGGCATAACCAAAGCCTCCCTGGCCACCGACTCCTTCCTCTCCGCGGCCTCCTTCCAGGAGACCACCAGGGTGCTTACCGAGGCCGCCATCAAAGGCAAGCTGGACCTTTTGCTCGGCCTGAAGGAGAACGTAATCATCGGCAAGCTGGTCCCGGCCGGCACGGGCATGTCCCGCTACCGCAACATCAGCGTCGTTGCGGAAAGCGAGCCCGGGGAGGAGAACGGCGAGCCGGGCGGCGAAAGGCTTTACGGCATGGATGAGCTCTACGGCGAGACGGCAAATTAA
- the RPL8A gene encoding ribosomal protein HS6-type (S12/L30/L7a) — translation MAYERLLSARKKTVGTKQTLKAIERGQAKVVYVAQNADRHVIEPVLSLCAAKNIPVIQVDSMLALGKACHIDVGCAAAAVTEE, via the coding sequence ATGGCTTACGAGCGGCTACTGTCGGCGCGGAAGAAAACCGTGGGCACTAAGCAGACGTTAAAAGCCATTGAGCGGGGGCAGGCCAAAGTTGTTTACGTGGCGCAGAACGCCGACCGGCATGTGATTGAGCCCGTTTTGTCCCTGTGCGCTGCAAAAAATATTCCGGTAATTCAGGTGGATTCCATGCTGGCCCTGGGCAAAGCCTGCCATATCGACGTGGGCTGTGCCGCTGCGGCCGTTACGGAAGAGTAA
- the RpsL gene encoding ribosomal protein S12, with protein sequence MPTISQLIRKGREEAVKKSAAPALKECPQKRGVCTRVYTTTPKKPNSALRKVARVRLTNGIEVTSYIPGIGHNLQEHSVVLVRGGRVKDLPGVRYHIVRGALDSAGVQNRNRGRSKYGTKRPKK encoded by the coding sequence GTGCCAACCATCAGCCAACTGATCCGCAAAGGGAGGGAAGAAGCGGTAAAAAAATCTGCCGCCCCGGCCCTTAAAGAATGCCCTCAGAAGCGGGGCGTATGCACCAGGGTATACACCACCACTCCCAAAAAGCCCAATTCCGCCCTGCGGAAGGTGGCCCGGGTCAGACTCACTAACGGTATTGAAGTAACCTCCTACATCCCCGGCATCGGACATAATTTGCAGGAGCACTCGGTGGTCCTGGTCCGCGGCGGCAGGGTGAAGGACCTGCCGGGCGTCAGGTACCACATCGTGCGCGGCGCCCTGGATTCCGCAGGCGTGCAGAACAGGAACCGGGGGCGCTCCAAATACGGCACCAAGCGGCCGAAGAAATAA
- the RplL gene encoding ribosomal protein L7/L12: MSKVQEILEAVKGLTVLELSELVKAFEEEFGVSAAAPVAVAAAPGAAAAPAAPAAAEEEQTEFDVILTAVGDKKVNVIKVVREITGLGLKEAKDLVDGAPKPVKEKVSKEEAAAIKAKLTEAGATVEVK, encoded by the coding sequence ATGTCCAAAGTTCAGGAAATCCTTGAAGCAGTAAAAGGTCTGACCGTTCTCGAGCTGTCCGAGCTGGTCAAGGCTTTCGAAGAAGAGTTCGGCGTTAGTGCCGCCGCCCCGGTGGCCGTAGCCGCCGCTCCCGGTGCAGCCGCGGCACCGGCCGCCCCGGCAGCAGCGGAAGAAGAGCAGACGGAGTTTGATGTCATCCTCACTGCGGTGGGCGACAAGAAGGTTAACGTAATCAAGGTCGTCCGGGAAATCACCGGCCTTGGCCTGAAGGAAGCCAAGGACCTGGTTGACGGCGCGCCCAAGCCGGTTAAAGAGAAGGTGTCCAAGGAAGAGGCCGCGGCAATCAAGGCCAAGCTGACCGAGGCCGGTGCCACGGTCGAGGTGAAGTAA
- the RpoB gene encoding DNA-directed RNA polymerase, beta subunit/140 kD subunit produces the protein MAYPEKVGARVRYNFGRLREVLDLPNLIEVQRNSYKWFLEEGLREVFQDISPIQDFTGNLVLEFLDYTLGEPKYTVEECKERDVTYAAPLRVKVRLINKETGEVKEQDVFMGDFPLMTEKGTFIINGAERVIVSQLVRSPGVYFDETIDPSGKKLYTATIIPNRGAWLEFETDVNDHIFVRIDRTRKIPATVLVRALGYGTKAQVAELFNEDKNILETLARDNTDSEEEALVEIYKRLRPGEPPTVDSARSLLTSLFFDPKRYDLANVGRYKIQKKLKHGVLYRYGPNPDGKTVFDPYLKKEVPQKREFIRELTKEDIIETIRYLLKLMNGEGQVDDIDHLGNRRLRSVGELLQNQFRIGLSRMERVVRERMTIQDVDVITPQVLINIRPVVAAIKEFFGSSQLSQFMDQTNPLAELTHKRRLSALGPGGLSRERAGFEVRDVHHSHYGRMCPIETPEGPNIGLIGSLSTYARINEFGFIETPYRKVDKENRRVTDEIVYLTADEEEGYVIAQANAPLDEEGRFIEPRVNARSPEIVVVPADRVDYMDVSPKQVFSIATALIPFLEHDDANRALMGANMQRQAVPLLKAQAPLVGTGIEYKAARDSGVVVIAKESGTVEKVTSTHIEIRNDRGYLDRYKLLKFTRSNQGTCVNQKPIVKKGERVEAGQVIADGPSTDYGELALGRNVLVAFMPWEGYNYEDAILVSEKTVKEDYFTSIHIEEYECDARDTKLGPEEITRDIPNVGEEILKDLDDRGIIRVGAEVRPGDILVGKVTPKGETELTAEERLLRAIFGEKAREVRDTSLRVPHGESGKVVDVKVFSRDNGDELPPGVNQLVRVYIAQKRKISEGDKMAGRHGNKGVIARILPEEDMPFLPDGTPIEIVLNPLGVPSRMNIGQVLEAHLGWAAKVLGYYVSTPVFNGASEESIFEALKEAAFKESGLRSFMEKAGLNEEELIGAVETAEKRAGSREALIKEVEGAESSGETIMAAIERTGLTAGMVNRLEEAGMTKKEILGAMKKLLFARSGKMTLYDGRTGEPFDSPITVGYVYMLKLAHLVDDKIHARSTGPYSLVTQQPLGGKAQFGGQRFGEMEVWALEAYGAAYTLQEILTVKSDDVVGRVKTYEAIVKGENVPEPGVPESFKVLIKELQSLGLDVKVLSEDDQEIEIREVEEDIGETAKELGIDLQEGELPEVEEADYSEDVEDEDMFNEEFFNEDFDLEDDE, from the coding sequence ATGGCTTATCCTGAAAAGGTTGGCGCCAGAGTCCGCTATAATTTCGGCAGGTTGAGGGAAGTGCTGGACCTGCCCAACCTTATTGAGGTTCAGCGCAATTCCTACAAGTGGTTTTTGGAAGAAGGTCTCCGCGAAGTCTTTCAGGATATTTCGCCGATCCAGGACTTTACCGGGAACCTGGTCTTAGAGTTTTTGGATTACACCCTTGGCGAGCCCAAGTACACGGTGGAAGAGTGCAAGGAAAGGGACGTTACCTACGCCGCGCCGCTCCGGGTGAAGGTGCGCCTGATCAATAAAGAAACCGGAGAAGTTAAGGAGCAGGACGTCTTCATGGGCGACTTCCCCCTGATGACCGAAAAAGGCACCTTCATCATAAACGGAGCCGAGCGGGTAATCGTCAGCCAGCTCGTCCGCTCCCCCGGCGTCTACTTTGACGAGACCATCGACCCCAGCGGCAAAAAGCTTTACACCGCAACCATCATTCCAAACAGGGGCGCCTGGCTGGAATTTGAAACCGACGTCAACGACCATATTTTCGTCCGGATCGACCGCACCAGAAAAATTCCGGCCACGGTTCTGGTCCGGGCCCTGGGTTACGGCACCAAGGCCCAGGTGGCAGAGCTCTTCAACGAAGATAAAAATATTCTGGAAACCCTGGCCCGGGACAACACCGACAGCGAAGAGGAAGCCCTGGTTGAGATATACAAGCGCTTAAGGCCGGGCGAGCCGCCCACCGTGGACAGCGCCCGCTCCCTTTTAACCTCCCTGTTTTTCGATCCCAAGCGCTACGACCTGGCCAACGTCGGACGCTACAAAATTCAAAAGAAGCTCAAGCACGGCGTCCTTTACCGGTACGGCCCGAACCCGGACGGGAAGACCGTGTTCGACCCCTATTTAAAAAAGGAAGTTCCCCAGAAGAGGGAGTTCATCAGGGAGCTGACCAAGGAGGACATTATCGAGACGATCAGGTACCTTTTGAAGCTCATGAACGGCGAGGGGCAGGTAGACGACATCGACCACCTGGGCAACCGCAGGCTGCGTTCGGTCGGGGAGCTTCTGCAGAACCAGTTCCGGATCGGCCTTTCCAGGATGGAGCGGGTCGTCCGGGAGCGGATGACCATTCAGGACGTGGACGTGATCACGCCCCAGGTGCTTATCAACATCCGCCCCGTCGTGGCCGCAATAAAAGAATTTTTTGGCTCCAGCCAGCTTTCCCAGTTCATGGACCAGACCAACCCGCTGGCCGAGCTGACCCATAAAAGGCGCCTTTCCGCCCTGGGGCCGGGCGGCCTTTCCCGGGAGAGGGCCGGTTTTGAGGTGCGGGACGTGCACCATTCCCACTACGGCCGGATGTGCCCCATTGAGACGCCGGAAGGCCCGAACATCGGCCTGATCGGTTCTTTGAGCACTTACGCCCGGATTAACGAATTCGGCTTTATTGAAACACCCTACCGCAAGGTGGATAAGGAGAACAGGCGGGTTACCGATGAAATAGTGTACCTCACCGCGGACGAAGAAGAAGGTTACGTCATAGCCCAGGCCAACGCGCCCCTGGACGAGGAAGGCCGCTTCATCGAGCCCCGGGTCAACGCCCGCTCCCCTGAGATCGTGGTAGTTCCTGCCGACAGGGTGGACTATATGGACGTTTCACCCAAGCAGGTATTCAGCATTGCAACCGCCCTGATCCCGTTCCTGGAGCACGACGACGCCAACAGGGCCCTGATGGGGGCCAACATGCAGCGCCAGGCGGTGCCCCTGCTCAAGGCCCAGGCCCCGCTGGTGGGCACCGGCATCGAGTACAAGGCCGCCCGGGACTCCGGGGTGGTGGTCATTGCGAAAGAATCCGGCACCGTCGAGAAGGTTACCTCAACCCACATCGAGATCCGCAACGACAGGGGCTATCTGGACAGGTACAAACTATTGAAGTTCACCCGCTCCAACCAGGGCACCTGCGTCAACCAGAAGCCCATAGTGAAGAAAGGCGAGAGGGTGGAGGCCGGCCAGGTGATAGCCGACGGCCCCTCCACCGATTACGGCGAGCTGGCCCTGGGCCGGAACGTGCTGGTGGCCTTTATGCCCTGGGAGGGCTACAACTACGAGGACGCCATTCTGGTCAGCGAAAAAACCGTAAAAGAAGACTATTTTACTTCCATTCACATTGAGGAATACGAGTGCGATGCCCGTGACACCAAACTGGGCCCGGAGGAAATTACCCGGGATATCCCCAACGTAGGCGAGGAAATCTTAAAGGACCTCGACGACCGCGGCATCATCCGGGTGGGGGCGGAGGTGCGGCCCGGCGACATCCTCGTGGGCAAGGTTACCCCGAAAGGGGAGACCGAGCTCACCGCCGAGGAACGCCTGCTGCGGGCCATATTCGGCGAAAAGGCGCGGGAAGTGCGGGATACCTCCTTGCGGGTGCCCCACGGAGAGTCCGGGAAAGTAGTGGACGTGAAGGTCTTTTCTCGCGACAACGGCGATGAGCTCCCGCCGGGCGTGAATCAACTGGTGCGGGTGTACATCGCCCAGAAGCGGAAAATATCCGAAGGGGACAAAATGGCCGGCCGCCACGGCAACAAAGGTGTCATCGCCCGCATCCTGCCGGAGGAGGATATGCCCTTCCTGCCCGACGGTACGCCCATCGAAATAGTGCTCAACCCTCTGGGCGTGCCCTCCCGGATGAACATCGGGCAGGTTCTGGAGGCGCACCTGGGGTGGGCGGCCAAGGTGCTGGGGTACTACGTGTCTACACCCGTTTTTAACGGGGCTTCGGAGGAGAGCATATTCGAAGCCTTAAAAGAAGCGGCCTTTAAGGAAAGCGGCCTGCGCAGCTTTATGGAAAAGGCGGGCCTAAACGAGGAAGAACTGATCGGGGCCGTAGAGACGGCGGAAAAAAGGGCCGGTTCCAGGGAGGCACTGATCAAGGAGGTTGAGGGCGCCGAATCGTCCGGGGAAACCATCATGGCGGCCATCGAACGGACCGGCCTGACTGCCGGTATGGTGAACAGGCTGGAAGAAGCCGGCATGACCAAAAAGGAAATCCTGGGCGCCATGAAAAAACTGCTCTTTGCCAGGAGCGGCAAGATGACCCTGTACGACGGCCGGACCGGCGAGCCTTTCGACAGCCCGATCACGGTGGGGTACGTATACATGCTCAAACTGGCCCACCTGGTGGACGACAAAATCCACGCCCGCTCCACCGGCCCCTACTCCCTGGTAACGCAGCAGCCCTTGGGCGGCAAGGCCCAGTTCGGCGGGCAGCGCTTCGGGGAAATGGAGGTGTGGGCGCTGGAGGCCTACGGTGCGGCCTACACCCTGCAGGAGATTCTCACCGTCAAGTCGGACGACGTGGTCGGCCGGGTAAAAACCTACGAGGCCATCGTAAAGGGCGAAAACGTGCCCGAACCGGGCGTTCCCGAGTCGTTTAAGGTTTTAATCAAGGAACTGCAAAGTCTTGGCCTTGACGTCAAGGTGCTTTCCGAGGACGATCAGGAGATAGAAATCAGGGAAGTGGAGGAAGACATCGGCGAAACCGCCAAAGAGCTGGGCATCGACCTCCAGGAAGGGGAGTTGCCCGAGGTTGAAGAGGCAGATTACAGCGAAGATGTCGAAGACGAGGATATGTTTAACGAGGAGTTCTTCAACGAAGACTTTGATCTGGAAGACGACGAGTAA
- a CDS encoding uncharacterized conserved protein, whose protein sequence is MRAGAGWSLLQESKEAGREAARLALRELEQPAVLFVFTTSCYKQEEVLAGVLDETGDVPLVGACGAGIITPAGIFNEGIAVLALAGDRIKAATAITWFDDGDPWDVGKRLGKKLLAGSRASSGLVAVFPDGLASGITEMLQGLYDIMGPGFKYAGGGTGDNLRFIQTYQLTEKCVASSAVAAAIISGCVFGISVEHGWKPMGPPLVITRARGKVVHELDARPAFTVYAERLGGVELEKMPKMGLEHPLGMPNAMGRFVIRDPMQVLPDGAIELATEVPSRAVAYLMHAKHSDLIEVTQRVAAASLSKINSPAFALLFNCVSRSLLLKDSELEHKIYREVFGALPFAGLLTFGEVAAYNDVPIFHNKTLVAAVGGAF, encoded by the coding sequence ATGCGAGCTGGAGCTGGATGGAGCCTTCTGCAGGAGTCTAAAGAAGCTGGCAGGGAAGCAGCCCGCCTCGCCCTACGGGAGTTGGAACAGCCGGCAGTCCTCTTTGTCTTTACAACAAGCTGCTATAAGCAGGAAGAGGTTCTGGCGGGCGTTTTAGATGAAACTGGAGACGTGCCTCTTGTCGGCGCGTGTGGGGCAGGTATTATAACGCCGGCCGGGATATTTAACGAAGGGATAGCTGTCCTTGCCCTGGCGGGTGATAGGATTAAAGCTGCCACGGCCATAACCTGGTTTGACGACGGAGACCCGTGGGATGTGGGAAAGAGGCTGGGGAAGAAACTATTGGCCGGCAGCAGGGCCTCCTCCGGCTTGGTAGCGGTGTTTCCGGACGGGCTGGCCAGCGGCATTACAGAAATGCTGCAGGGACTTTACGACATTATGGGACCAGGTTTTAAATACGCAGGTGGCGGAACCGGTGACAACCTCCGCTTCATTCAAACCTACCAGTTGACTGAGAAATGTGTTGCCAGCAGTGCCGTAGCTGCAGCTATAATTTCCGGCTGCGTTTTCGGCATTTCTGTAGAGCACGGTTGGAAACCGATGGGCCCCCCACTGGTTATAACCAGGGCACGAGGCAAGGTGGTGCACGAACTGGATGCACGGCCGGCTTTTACGGTTTATGCGGAGCGGCTTGGGGGAGTTGAGCTGGAGAAAATGCCGAAAATGGGACTGGAACATCCCCTGGGAATGCCAAATGCAATGGGAAGGTTTGTAATCCGGGACCCTATGCAAGTCCTGCCTGACGGCGCAATTGAACTCGCCACGGAGGTCCCGTCAAGAGCCGTAGCATACTTAATGCACGCCAAGCACTCCGATTTAATTGAGGTAACGCAACGGGTGGCTGCCGCTTCCTTAAGCAAAATAAATTCACCGGCTTTTGCACTTTTATTTAATTGTGTTTCCCGCTCCCTTCTGCTTAAAGACAGTGAGCTTGAGCACAAGATATACCGGGAGGTATTCGGGGCGCTGCCGTTTGCCGGCTTACTTACCTTTGGCGAAGTAGCGGCTTATAACGATGTCCCTATCTTTCACAACAAGACACTTGTAGCAGCGGTCGGGGGGGCGTTTTAA
- a CDS encoding HD-GYP domain, which translates to MESGFAELAVLYEISTWEFPGSEEKLFRELVDKASRLFGSRRVVLIRNCTGGRKCYSWGLGNLAPVNCQDYIEQRRTRPDVYIRELGENGSLGSIYLEKRKGFKPCELRLLDILAKRAGELLRLYYREFQLQYISTHDVLTGLYNRSYFEEELRRLEKSDSYPVSIILCDLDNLKLVNDALGHERGDELLRCAAGAISKAVKERGVAARIGGDEFVVLLPRTSRIEAEEIAQKIIEAVEEANTKNPDLLFRFSIGMATADGAGCSLWDLCKEADDMMYRDKLARGKNYRGAVIQVLKAALAAKDFVAEGHTERVKQFACLLGEAAGLSWAEMDSLQLLADIHDIGKLGVPEHILLKKGPLSSREWEEIKRHPEIGYRIALSSPELAPLAELIRQHHEWWNGEGYPQGLRGEQIHILSRIVAIADAYDAMTSSRPYRKAFSSEEALAEIKRAAGTQFDPILAKIFLQVVERSRGKALSKST; encoded by the coding sequence ATGGAATCCGGGTTTGCTGAACTGGCTGTTTTGTATGAAATATCAACCTGGGAATTTCCGGGGTCGGAGGAAAAACTATTCAGGGAGCTGGTGGATAAGGCGAGCCGGTTGTTTGGCTCCCGGCGAGTTGTTTTAATCAGGAACTGCACTGGCGGCAGGAAGTGCTACTCGTGGGGCCTGGGGAACCTTGCGCCGGTCAACTGCCAGGATTATATCGAGCAAAGGCGCACTCGCCCTGACGTGTATATTCGCGAACTGGGTGAAAACGGATCACTGGGCAGTATATATCTTGAAAAAAGAAAGGGTTTTAAACCTTGCGAACTTCGCCTTCTGGATATACTTGCTAAGCGGGCAGGTGAACTATTACGCCTTTATTACCGTGAGTTCCAGTTGCAATACATCAGTACCCACGATGTCCTCACCGGCCTCTACAACCGGTCTTATTTTGAAGAAGAGCTCCGCCGGCTTGAAAAAAGCGACTCCTACCCGGTAAGTATCATCCTGTGCGATCTAGACAATCTCAAGCTGGTAAATGATGCGTTGGGGCACGAGCGGGGAGACGAACTCCTGCGCTGTGCAGCCGGGGCAATCTCCAAGGCTGTGAAAGAAAGGGGCGTGGCGGCGCGAATCGGGGGAGACGAGTTCGTCGTGCTTTTACCCCGCACCAGCAGAATAGAAGCGGAAGAAATAGCACAGAAAATAATCGAGGCGGTGGAAGAAGCCAACACCAAGAACCCTGACCTTCTCTTCCGCTTTTCTATTGGGATGGCAACGGCTGACGGGGCTGGGTGCAGCCTTTGGGACCTCTGCAAGGAAGCCGACGACATGATGTACAGGGACAAGCTGGCGCGGGGAAAGAATTACCGGGGAGCGGTAATTCAAGTCCTCAAGGCGGCCCTGGCGGCAAAAGACTTCGTGGCCGAAGGCCACACCGAAAGGGTAAAGCAATTTGCCTGTTTGCTCGGGGAGGCTGCCGGTCTTTCCTGGGCAGAAATGGACAGCCTCCAGCTTCTAGCAGATATCCATGACATTGGAAAGCTGGGAGTACCTGAGCATATTTTGTTGAAGAAGGGTCCCTTGTCTTCAAGGGAATGGGAAGAGATCAAACGCCACCCTGAAATTGGGTACCGTATCGCTCTTTCCTCGCCTGAACTTGCGCCCCTGGCGGAGCTTATCCGCCAGCACCACGAGTGGTGGAATGGCGAGGGTTACCCTCAGGGCCTAAGGGGAGAACAGATTCATATTTTAAGCCGGATAGTGGCTATAGCAGACGCCTACGATGCAATGACATCATCACGTCCTTACCGAAAAGCTTTCTCTTCAGAAGAAGCGTTGGCTGAAATAAAGCGGGCCGCTGGGACCCAATTCGACCCCATACTGGCAAAAATATTCTTACAGGTAGTCGAACGAAGCCGTGGAAAGGCGCTAAGCAAGAGCACATGA